Proteins from one Bifidobacterium sp. ESL0732 genomic window:
- a CDS encoding BspA family leucine-rich repeat surface protein has product MKDQTHTIIRISVALLATAATVLAPQFASAATPVSAPPSSVTITRTMGSQSDDANKTDSKADTLSGDSSKDSKKTGKTSSNPLTTTNAETGKPASRPGSDTSQPTAGIAPKSATLGSASILPQGKPIVGTQDSCTDTGKTTWGDNAYWQVDGECTLHFGTTDPSQGTGTLQGGITDSDPYTPWYDYSSNILKVLTDNKVYAPVNASYLLSNLTQIDSVAGLDKLDTSRTTNMSFMFSESFYTLSPTVNLRLPASFDTSNVTDMHDFFHHNYNLISIDLGPNFDTSKVTNMDHMFYYCDPLQRIDLGPKFDTTSVTSMTDMFYNSISLKMVKCTPKTHFTYDRGYEWTNEDGSWTGDPNYGFGNPTRRMWYGKLAVSFTGGDDATGEAPAPLMIPDSTSEDLTMPGAGTLKRAGYRFLGWSTSASATAPDYAEGSALAYDGWGVSDMKKLYAVWERIPAPTVRDMTAPKSLGGMPVAADGTVIVAGALGANTNMDGTSVRLLPAGSTSNADDAGVAARNVTADTDANTWTATFQVSDLTGLAADTTGTGTNYVIRAKAFEGTNDSAYVFKTERVDMVAPAATEMASGSQKVTGKVLSAQRGLTGITATPESGDTVTVTWLDNASQTIGTSTDVQSSDAAGHVGEFSADWPTNRHAVKAKVQVTDTTGNTSAPVYIDLDRLAAPTVNVPDAPKMVGGKTPTSPVTIGGGTIGAQSGDGVDVRLLPADKTAADAEDNQGTASTDTSLDTATNKWTAKFPVSAFTADKTGTGARYTFCARLHTTQDGDSAYTCAEHLVDLTAPVATELAFTTPTSDAKGTLSGKAISVKNGLVGVTPQNEADVTLTLDWLDAKGQPLITPDTLTRNGTPLRTTAISGPDGTFTAQWPEGVAKGDQVIITAKDVTGNTSAPNTLELGKADEPSGPAGNNANGTDKQATDKPAAKLSATGATISAMALAATLMAMLGLTLRTAKSRARAHGRHAKQ; this is encoded by the coding sequence ATGAAAGATCAAACTCATACCATCATACGCATTTCAGTTGCGCTGCTGGCTACAGCAGCAACCGTTCTGGCCCCACAATTCGCGAGCGCCGCCACACCAGTCAGTGCGCCGCCCTCATCGGTGACGATCACACGGACAATGGGCAGCCAATCAGACGACGCCAATAAAACAGACAGCAAGGCCGATACGTTATCCGGCGACTCCAGCAAAGACAGCAAGAAAACAGGCAAGACAAGCAGCAACCCCCTCACCACAACGAACGCAGAAACCGGCAAGCCTGCAAGCCGGCCCGGTTCAGATACATCCCAGCCAACCGCAGGTATCGCACCAAAATCCGCCACTCTCGGCTCCGCTTCCATCTTGCCGCAAGGAAAACCCATCGTCGGCACGCAGGACAGCTGCACCGACACCGGCAAAACCACTTGGGGCGACAACGCCTACTGGCAGGTCGACGGCGAATGCACACTCCACTTCGGCACCACTGACCCAAGCCAAGGCACTGGGACGCTGCAAGGCGGGATAACGGACAGCGATCCCTATACACCGTGGTATGACTACAGCAGCAACATCCTCAAGGTACTCACAGACAATAAAGTCTATGCACCGGTGAACGCGTCATACCTGCTTTCGAACCTGACCCAAATAGACAGCGTCGCCGGTCTCGACAAACTCGACACCAGCAGGACCACCAACATGAGCTTCATGTTCTCCGAGAGTTTCTACACCCTCTCGCCAACCGTGAACCTGCGTCTGCCGGCTAGCTTCGACACCAGCAACGTCACCGATATGCACGATTTCTTTCATCACAACTACAATCTGATCAGCATTGATCTGGGCCCTAACTTCGACACCAGCAAGGTCACCAATATGGACCACATGTTCTATTATTGCGACCCCTTGCAGCGCATCGACCTAGGCCCCAAGTTCGACACCACCAGCGTCACCAGCATGACCGACATGTTCTATAACAGCATTTCGCTCAAGATGGTGAAGTGCACGCCAAAGACCCATTTCACTTACGACCGTGGCTATGAATGGACGAATGAGGATGGCTCTTGGACAGGGGACCCAAACTATGGATTCGGCAACCCCACGCGAAGGATGTGGTACGGGAAATTGGCGGTCTCGTTCACCGGCGGCGACGACGCGACGGGCGAGGCTCCCGCACCGCTGATGATTCCCGACAGCACGTCAGAGGATCTCACCATGCCCGGCGCGGGAACGCTGAAGCGGGCCGGTTACCGGTTCCTCGGCTGGTCAACGAGCGCCTCGGCCACAGCACCTGATTACGCCGAAGGCTCCGCACTCGCCTATGACGGATGGGGCGTGAGCGATATGAAGAAGCTCTATGCGGTGTGGGAGCGGATTCCCGCGCCGACGGTCCGTGACATGACCGCCCCGAAGTCGCTTGGTGGAATGCCCGTGGCGGCAGACGGCACGGTAATCGTGGCCGGCGCATTAGGCGCGAACACGAACATGGATGGCACCTCGGTGAGGCTGCTGCCCGCCGGCAGCACCAGCAACGCGGACGACGCCGGCGTGGCAGCCAGAAACGTGACTGCGGACACCGACGCGAACACCTGGACGGCCACGTTCCAGGTCTCCGACCTCACCGGACTCGCGGCCGACACCACCGGAACCGGCACGAACTACGTGATTCGCGCGAAAGCATTCGAAGGCACCAACGACTCCGCCTACGTCTTCAAGACCGAGCGTGTCGATATGGTCGCGCCTGCGGCTACCGAGATGGCTTCCGGCTCGCAAAAAGTCACAGGTAAGGTGCTATCGGCCCAGAGAGGGTTGACCGGCATCACTGCCACACCCGAGAGCGGCGACACTGTGACCGTCACTTGGCTCGACAACGCGAGCCAAACCATCGGTACATCGACAGACGTACAAAGCAGCGACGCCGCCGGGCATGTCGGCGAATTCAGCGCAGACTGGCCAACCAATCGCCACGCCGTCAAAGCCAAAGTACAGGTCACGGACACAACCGGCAACACCAGTGCTCCTGTCTACATCGACCTCGACCGTCTGGCTGCGCCAACGGTCAACGTTCCCGATGCACCCAAGATGGTCGGCGGGAAGACGCCCACCAGCCCGGTCACGATCGGCGGCGGCACAATAGGCGCACAATCCGGCGACGGTGTCGACGTGCGCCTCCTGCCTGCGGATAAGACCGCAGCCGACGCTGAAGACAATCAAGGAACGGCTTCAACGGACACAAGCCTCGACACCGCCACAAACAAGTGGACGGCCAAGTTCCCGGTTTCTGCATTCACTGCCGACAAGACCGGCACCGGCGCACGCTACACATTCTGCGCCCGCCTGCACACCACGCAGGACGGCGATTCCGCCTACACGTGCGCCGAACACCTAGTCGACTTGACTGCCCCGGTTGCCACGGAACTCGCGTTCACCACGCCGACCAGTGACGCGAAAGGCACACTGTCCGGCAAAGCAATCTCCGTTAAGAACGGGTTGGTCGGCGTAACACCACAGAACGAGGCCGACGTCACTCTTACTCTCGACTGGCTCGATGCCAAAGGGCAACCGCTGATCACGCCGGACACACTCACTCGCAACGGCACACCGCTGAGAACGACAGCCATCAGCGGCCCGGACGGCACGTTCACCGCGCAGTGGCCGGAAGGCGTCGCCAAGGGCGATCAGGTCATCATCACCGCCAAGGACGTCACCGGCAACACCAGTGCCCCCAACACGCTCGAACTCGGGAAGGCCGACGAACCGTCCGGGCCAGCGGGCAACAACGCCAATGGCACCGACAAGCAGGCCACGGACAAGCCAGCCGCCAAGCTTTCCGCCACCGGCGCCACCATCAGCGCTATGGCGCTTGCAGCCACGTTGATGGCCATGCTCGGTCTCACGCTCCGCACAGCCAAGTCTCGAGCCCGCGCGCATGGCCGCCACGCCAAGCAGTGA
- a CDS encoding LacI family DNA-binding transcriptional regulator, with product MTTIKEVAKEAGASVTAVSMALNHREDGHVKKEVAEHIRETAKSMGYRPNPLARSLRTSRTHTIGFISEEIATTPYAGEMILGAQDAASELGYMMLLVNTDGNGNETSEIAALKRYGVDGYLYAKMYDRISDVPPSLSGEHTVLIDATSTDENVPYIVPDEVAMGYDATTYLIKAGAKRIAYIGCSENLLAEPLRVRGYEKALKDAGRSVDPELNVGIDKNKGGLKAVSELFDKKHPDAFFCFNDARAWYVYQCAAQRGLDVGRDISVVGIDNNRIIKETFEPQPTTIALPHYEMGYWGARKLISMIEDRDLGPGKSKKTVAAIPPLDAPSPVRIRCNLLERGSVIDRGTAARKK from the coding sequence ATGACCACAATCAAAGAGGTAGCCAAAGAGGCCGGAGCATCGGTGACCGCTGTTTCGATGGCACTGAACCATCGCGAAGATGGGCACGTCAAGAAAGAAGTTGCCGAACACATTCGCGAAACCGCCAAGTCCATGGGCTATCGACCAAATCCCCTCGCCCGCTCCCTGCGCACGAGCCGCACACACACTATCGGCTTCATCAGCGAGGAAATCGCGACGACCCCGTACGCCGGCGAGATGATTCTGGGTGCGCAAGACGCCGCAAGCGAGCTAGGCTACATGATGCTTTTGGTCAACACTGACGGCAATGGCAACGAAACCAGCGAAATCGCAGCACTCAAGCGATACGGCGTGGACGGTTACCTATACGCCAAGATGTATGACAGAATTTCCGACGTTCCTCCCTCGCTGTCAGGCGAACACACCGTGCTTATCGACGCAACATCAACAGACGAGAACGTGCCCTACATTGTCCCCGACGAAGTCGCCATGGGCTATGACGCCACTACATACCTCATCAAAGCCGGCGCCAAGCGTATCGCCTATATTGGCTGCAGCGAGAATCTCCTCGCCGAACCCCTGCGCGTACGCGGCTATGAAAAAGCACTCAAAGACGCCGGCCGGTCCGTCGACCCGGAGCTCAACGTCGGCATCGACAAAAACAAAGGCGGCCTCAAGGCCGTCTCGGAACTTTTCGACAAAAAGCACCCCGACGCCTTCTTCTGTTTCAACGACGCCCGTGCCTGGTATGTCTACCAATGCGCGGCACAACGCGGGCTTGATGTCGGCCGCGACATCTCCGTGGTCGGCATCGACAACAACCGCATCATTAAGGAGACTTTCGAGCCGCAGCCGACCACCATTGCGCTGCCACATTACGAAATGGGTTATTGGGGCGCGCGCAAGCTGATTTCGATGATCGAAGACCGCGACCTTGGCCCAGGCAAAAGCAAGAAAACCGTCGCCGCCATCCCGCCGCTCGATGCACCCAGCCCCGTACGTATCCGCTGCAACCTGCTTGAGCGCGGTTCGGTAATCGATCGCGGGACTGCCGCCCGCAAGAAGTGA
- a CDS encoding DUF1524 domain-containing protein, with translation MAEADDHNGTEQAIPVADITNGDQPAAAVLETLPVKGRAPKTGYKRTQFGRAWADVDHNGCDTRNDILGRDLKDKKFKAGTNDCKVMSGTLEDPYTGKTIYFKQGKKTSDKVQIDHVVALSNAWQTGAQKISADQRKQMANDPYNLLAVDGDANQQKSDGDAATWLPKNKSYRCSYVSRQIGVKHKYNLWVTKAEKAAMQRVLVTCPTQAVPADDGPFPQNGAASQGGSSAGTAVEGSGNSGQEANGGASSAQPAPAPAPAAPVVPQNGGDVYYQNCAAVRAAGKAPIYAGQPGYRAALDRDHDGVGCE, from the coding sequence ATGGCTGAGGCCGATGACCATAACGGTACTGAGCAAGCCATTCCTGTGGCCGATATTACGAACGGCGACCAACCGGCAGCTGCTGTGCTCGAAACATTGCCGGTCAAGGGGCGTGCGCCGAAAACCGGATACAAGCGCACGCAATTCGGGCGCGCCTGGGCCGATGTGGACCACAACGGCTGCGACACCCGCAACGACATTCTGGGGCGCGACCTCAAAGACAAGAAGTTCAAGGCCGGAACCAACGATTGCAAGGTGATGTCGGGTACGCTGGAGGATCCATATACCGGCAAGACCATTTATTTTAAGCAGGGCAAGAAGACCTCGGATAAGGTGCAGATCGATCATGTCGTCGCGCTTTCCAATGCTTGGCAGACTGGGGCGCAGAAGATAAGTGCCGACCAGCGCAAGCAGATGGCGAACGATCCTTACAACCTGCTGGCTGTGGACGGCGATGCGAATCAGCAGAAAAGCGACGGTGACGCCGCGACTTGGCTGCCGAAAAACAAGTCATATCGCTGTTCCTACGTTTCGCGCCAGATTGGCGTAAAGCACAAGTACAATCTGTGGGTCACCAAGGCCGAAAAGGCCGCGATGCAGCGTGTGCTCGTAACCTGCCCGACGCAGGCGGTCCCGGCCGACGATGGCCCGTTCCCCCAGAATGGAGCGGCGTCTCAGGGTGGCTCGTCAGCTGGGACTGCCGTTGAAGGTTCCGGGAATTCCGGGCAAGAGGCTAATGGCGGTGCCAGTTCCGCTCAACCCGCACCTGCCCCTGCGCCTGCCGCGCCTGTAGTTCCACAAAACGGTGGTGACGTCTACTACCAGAATTGTGCCGCTGTCCGCGCTGCAGGCAAGGCTCCGATCTATGCCGGACAGCCCGGTTATCGGGCCGCTTTGGACCGTGACCACGACGGGGTGGGTTGCGAGTGA